From Papaver somniferum cultivar HN1 unplaced genomic scaffold, ASM357369v1 unplaced-scaffold_16, whole genome shotgun sequence, a single genomic window includes:
- the LOC113337405 gene encoding uncharacterized protein LOC113337405 translates to MKVETDEIIDCYDIYKQPNLNHPLLCNHTIQMAPSSYPKGMKLDNFGTFQLKQTWHKYGLCPKGTIPIRRKAKNYDPILLHKHNPLKLSPYKTNFTLSDDVNGVHSHEYTTIEVEGYFLGSQAKINLWQPVTEIYCEMSISLVWVTAGLDDNVNTIETGWCFGDYTVTIIPGFSYTGRTKVVDTGGYNYKVFR, encoded by the exons aTGAAG GTTGAAACTGATGAGATCATCGATTGTTATGATATTTATAAACAACCGAATCTTAATCATCCTTTGCTTTGTAATCACACAATACAG ATGGCACCAAGTTCGTACCCGAAAGGAATGAAATTGGATAATTTTGGGACATTTCAACTTAAACAAACTTGGCATAAGTATGGATTATGTCCAAAAGGAACTATTCCTATTCGAAGGAAAGCAAAAAACTACGATCCCATACTTTTGCATAAACATAACCCTCTAAAATTATCACCTTATAAGACTAATTTCACATTATCGGACGACGTTAATGGCGTCCATTCTCATGAG TACACAACTATTGAGGTGGAGGGATATTTTCTAGGATCACAAGCAAAAATCAATCTTTGGCAACCGGTTACCGAAATATACTGTGAAATGAGTATATCCCTAGTTTGGGTTACAGCCGGTCTCGACGATAATGTCAACACTATTGAAACTGGATG GTGTTTCGGAGATTACACGGTGACGATTATACCAGGTTTTTCATATACTGGACG GACCAAAGTAGTGGACACTGGTGGGTACAACTACAAGGTATTTCGGTAG